The Acomys russatus chromosome X, mAcoRus1.1, whole genome shotgun sequence genome segment GAGCAATTTACATACAAAATTCTTTGAGTGCTTAGTAGCTACATGGTGATGGACAAAACATCTTTTTATGCCACCAATGAAGTCAACAACAGAGTGAATAATGTGGTGAGTAAATGAATAAGTGAGCCTGTGCATTTCAAATGTTCATGCTACAAAGATTAAGAATAAAGATCATGCAAGGATAAATAGGATTGCCTTCAAAGATCAAATGGTGAAGGCTTCCCTAACCGTCAAACCAAGACTCAGAGTAGATAGCTATAAAAACATATGGAGGGGCAAATTCTAGATATACGGAGCAACAGATGCAGAAAAGGGAAGCACACACTCAGAACGAGTCATGGATTTCACATCTCTTCATGCCACAGGAACCAAAACACACGTAGGTTAAACGAGACCAATGTTGGCAACATAAGAAAAACTACccagaaatagagagagaaagagaaaatgagagataGAGGGCTATAGAGGCACAGACCttagagaaaacagaagcaatagAGAACAAATATGGAGGCAAAGCGGGGACATACTGGACATTTTGGTATTAGATTTTtagactgtttttatttctttttttttttttttaaatttcagagtgACACAAATTATTCAGAGCAAGCTAGGTGTTTCTTTTTCAAGGTGTTATATTTCTGTTGAATTCAAAATAagttccccatctctctccagcaTGGGGATTTTACACTTAAATTTCACTGAGGAGATTGAGGGAAACCTCTTCCCATTTACTCTTCTGTTTGGAGAAGAAAAGAGCCTTGGTAACCAGGTCGTGAGATTCTCTAAATTCGTGACTAATGGTGAATTTCTGAGCTGTATATGTGACAGATTCAGAGGCATGCAAacccacaattaaaaaataaggtgcaAATTGGACTGGAGCATTCTGTTTTGGCCGACCTGAGCTCTGTTATTTAGCTCAGGGGTGTGCTGGGAATGTCCTCTCTTAGTAAGTGAAACTGTCTGCACCAAtgaagcaaaaaccaaacagccATGTTTGCTAAGTGCAAAAGTGGAAGTGTGATTTGACTGGGCATGAGCTGTTCGTCGTTCTTGAAGTTGTAGTGTGCTGGTAACTTCCTTTGCTCTGTGGCAGCCTCTGCATGGGTAACAGGTGACAACTGAAGCCATGCCAAGGTTGAAGTCAGAGTGGTTGTTGGAAAGAGTTATTGTCTCATGAGTTTCCCCCCTTCCACATTAGTGTGTCTATTGGTGGTATTCCTGTTTAGCttatgtttaggcagtcatgttgatgagacttcatgggCATATATTCCCTGATGTTTCTAAGAGAGACAGTCaaacagcaaacttcctgtttctatggcttttacaatctttccacacCTTTGTCAATAATCCCCAAGCCTTAGATTCAGAAATTGTACTGTAGAAGTATTCCTTAGGATTGGGGTCCAGAtatctgtattttttgttttctttactggcCTCTGTTTATTGCAAAGAGGATTTTACTTAATGAGGGGTGAAGGATACACATCTCTAGgtaggacaaatatttagaaggtagttagggattatgctgcTTTAGTGAAATGTCAGCTGTAAGTTATACAGACTGACATGTGTAATGATATAGGATTGTTCAGAGAGGGAAACCTCAGCACTATACTTCCAAGATTACAAGAAGGAAGTAATCATAGTACAGTATCTAAAATAGTACAATATTGAAGTATTTCATATAAGCTGAGAGTGGGACACAAACCCAGGGAGATAAAACAACTTCAGGAAGACTCCAGAGTAGCAAGCTATTGTGATAAATTTATGAAACAGTCGTATTCCCAGGTTCCCCAAGTCAGCCAGCTCAGTGGCAATTCAAACTCAAGGAGGCAAGATCATTTTTTTAATGCTAGAGAACCAGGTTAAGGAATATATTTAAATGCCACAATGTCTTTGGTATGGTAGAAGAATATAATAAACATATCAAGGCACATTTCCGTCATATCTTAACGAATTTACTGTGCAATCTTGGGTCAGTAGTACATCTTCTTTGAGCGTTCACTTACAGATCTGTGCATTATTTCTAATTGGAATATTTTTATCTCAGTGTAAGACAGAGTCCTGGATATTCACTAAAGTATTAGCTAACTattgtgctttttatttgattttttggcAGGAGCCGTAATTCCACAGTTTACCTTGATGAGCATATTGAGGTATTCAAGATGGGCAGCAATAGTACCAGCACCGCTGAGAGTAATTGCAGTGTCACTCATCTGACATTTCAGTACTCTCTGTATGCAACCACCTATATCTTCATATTCATCCCGGGTCTCCTGGCTAACAGTGCAGCCCTGTGGGTCCTGTGCCGCTTCATCAGCAAGAAGAATAAGGCCATCATTTTCATGATCAACCTCTCAGTAGCGGACCTTGCTCACGTCCTGTCCTTACCTCTCCGGATTTACTATTATATCAACCGTCACTGGCCGTTCCAGAGGGCCCTTTGCCTGCTGTGCTTCTATCTGAAATATCTCAACATGTATGCCAGCATTTTTTTCTTGACATGCATTAGCCTTCAGAGGTGCCTCTTTCTCCTCAAGCCATTcagagccagaaactggaagcgtAGGTATGACGTGGGCATCAGTGCTGCCATCTGGATTGTTGTGGGGACTGCCTGTTTGCCTTTTCCCATCCTGAGAAGTGCTGGCTTAGCCAATAATAGTGAATCCTGCTTTGCTGATCTTGGATACAAACAGATGGATGCAGTGGTTCTGGTCACCATGGTTACAGTTGCTGAGCTTGCTGGATTTGTGATTCCAGTGATCACCATCGCATGTTGTACCTGGAAAACAACTATATCCTTGAAACAGCCACCAATTGCTTTTCAAGGGATTAATGAGAGGAAAAAAGCTCTGCGGATGGTTTTCATGTGTGCTGCAGTCTTTTTTGTCTGCTTCACTCCTTATCACATTAACTTCATTTTTTACACCATGGTAAAGGAAAGTATCATTGCCAGCTGTCCCATTGTCAAAAGCACACTGTATTTCCATCCTTTTTGCCTGTGCCTTGCAAGTCTCTGTTGCCTTTTGGACCcaattctttattatttcatGGCTTCAGAGTTCCGTGACCAACTATCTCGCCATGGTAGCTCTGTTACTCGTTCTCGTCTCATGAGCAGGGAGAGTGGTTCATCAATGGTTGGCTAAAATGAAAGAATTCTTCAGCTATTATTCTCTTTCCCTATGTTCATTGGCTTGTTCCAAAGGCAAGAACTGCAAGGCAAACAATTTCTTTAACGTAATCTTGTAAATAGCAGAAATAAGTTTTCTTGTGTGATGCCTGTAGTCTCAGTGTTGATGGAGGCACAATGTGAAAAATGtcggagaagaaaggaaaatgggatCCATCTGTTTCCAATTTAAAATTCATGGCATTTTATTAGTTACAAGTCTGAGATTAAATTTTTAACAGATGTTTCCAACTAAATATAAATTGAGTGCATGTATTTAAAATTGTCTTCTGTAAACAGAATAGTACTGAGATGCAAACTATATATTAATCTTTACAGAAAAGTTAATGGCTTGGATAGAGTAACTTAATTTCTGAATGTAGTAAAGATTTCAAATCtttctaaaaacataaaacacaggCAAAGTGACACAAAATGTTAAAACAATGTGTGAATGAATTTTAGCACTGGATTCTTGCTACTGAACGGAGGGCATGAAAATCTACCCCTGAACATTCATAGATGCCTATTGTTTTCTGGGTTGGCATATTGCTatgtatttttacaaaaaaatctCATCCTAGTTTTCCAATACAAGTGACAATAAATATCGACATtacaaatacaaatgaataaatataatagcAGAAAGTTTAAGCAGCATGCCTCAGGGTTAACAGTTACGTATACATGAcatatgcttatattttatatgtattaagtCAATAGTAAGTTTGAGTTGAATTCTGAACACAAACTGATGATAAGCATAGGAAACAAAGATCATCTCAACACAATTTTTTGGGGTTCATCAAAAAATCCATAGGTTGGGGATTAGTATGATTCTGGCTACAGAGCCTTCTATGATAAATATATTGTCCTAATACTGTAATGATCCATATAGTTGTGATGAGAAGAAGCCCAGTACTTCATTATTTCAAAATCAATTTTATAGCATAATGTAAGTCTTGCAAATCTCATAAATAGAAAGCTATAAAACTGAGCCATATTTTAGATTATgtaggttttcattttaaaaattcctctgCTTTATAATTCTTAAACATTCCTACATGTCACTAAACAAAAATTCAAGACATTTTCGGTTATTATAACTCACAAATTGCATTAGAAACAGAAGTATTATCACATTTGTGTAACTATAAAAGAAACATgtaagcttattttatttttctggaagtTATGGCTATTATTTTAAGTGTCTTGTAGAAGATATAAATATGAGAGACCACTAAGCTTCTCAGGTTGATAATTCATTGGTATTTAGGTATGAAATTTATATAGCATAGACGTTTGGTGTACAGGCAAGAGACGGAAGTGGTAGTTCTTAGAATATGCATTTGTGTCAactaaggaagaggaagggaccaGCAAAAGGAGGAATTAAAAGGAACATTTCTTGGTTTCTTGGGCATGAGATAGTTCTGTAATTATAAGTaataaactgtttttttaaaatttgtaatggTACGTGGTTTATTAGCCTGAATCTGTAGGCACTGCTTACAGAGGGTTCTCAGTGCATTGGGGATTAATGGTAGCATCACCACAGTCATTGTACAGACTGTCTCACTCCAAAGAGATGGCTTTTTAAGAAATTCACTTGGAACCATATATCCTACTATATCTTTGTGGAGAAAAAATTTATCTCTCATAGTTTGCACTTTATATGACTCCTTGCAAGTGTTGGGAGAAATGTCGTTCTTTTTGCACAGTTTGTTGAACAGCATGCAAATTAAACTATACATTTTCCAATATGTCCTTCATATAAAAGGAATCTGGGCTTTTTACAATTGTGAATCTGTAATGTGGCCATAGAGAAAAAAGATAATGTCTAAGTAAGCAATGATTGTTTTTAGATTTCAAGGAGGATGTTGATGCTAATTGAAATGATGAGATTCATGTTACATGAGGAGCCtgaaatctgaaagaaatggGTTATAGTTAGTAACTCTTCTATTCCACTTTGTGTTCAAATAAAAGTAACCAGCAAGATGATTTAAGTTATTACAGTGGATAATAACTGTGAAAGTTATGATTacgtttatcacagaaatatgaGGTCAGAAGAAGGGGATAGCAAACCATACCACTTAGAACTGACTCTTCAAAAGTCACTTTCAATTGTAATTGTTCTACAGTATCCCCCAAATCTCTAAGATAATTGCCAAACTCTACTTACAAATCATATCAAATTATACAATACTGACTAATTCTAATAGTTTTGAAAAAACTGCAAAGAATATTATAACtcaaaatatatgtgtatttaaatgCAGTTTCTGAATGATTAGGCATGCTGTTCACTTTCTAGGAGAAAggaattttatttgtataaagtgttgtttactcttattttttcatacaatagtaaatgttaaaaaacataTAGGTACAATATTTTTCAATTCACTCTGTGAAATGACAACATTTTTGTCAATTTCCTCCTATACCAATGTTGGAAAAAGTCACTAGCAAAGAGCATTATAGTTTggatagaaatttaaaaaggagcAATTTATATGGTTATAAAATTAAAGGTTTAGAATAAGAAAGCCTTGAATGCCAGGCATCAGGTTTGGAATTTATAGTGTGATACAAGTTTGACAATTAAAATTCTGAAAGCATAAATGATTGGAACACAATACGAACACAGTACTAGGGATTAGTGTATATCATTGCTTACTCATTCATTTTGAGGCACAGTTTCTCCAGACAATGTCACAAAGGTATATTGAATAATCAGAAAGATACAAAAGAAATAGCTATTATCTAGTTAGTATAATTATATGAAGGTCTTTATATGGATTTTCacacttactattttttttacaataacaTCATGTATGTAccatatttatttcctctttccagagtgaaaaaagacaaaaagacaaacttACACTTAAACTATAGCATATGCTGCTAGTCAGAATGAAACCCAGTTCTTCATATGCTAGTTAAAAAACATTAATGACAGCTCAAAGGaagagtatgcacacacacacacacacacacacacacacacacacacacacacacacacgtaaaaatgaaaataatccacttggacttggtgAGGGGACAGTGCCGACTGAACCTGCAACGCATTATTAGTCTGTCTATGAAAGCGTAATTGCTTTCTGATCCAGTCTCTTGGAGCTTGCAAACAACTGCACTTAACAACTTTCTCCTTGATGAAGCTTAGTGATCATTTCTCACCGCAGTTTCCATTCTCCTATTGCTTTCGATGGTGTAACTAAAACTCAGGTAATTAATAAGTATATCTGAAACAGATACTAGGCTATGAGGCTTTGTCTATTGGACAATATGGATATAGGTGATTATGGATATAGGTGTTTTCTTGAAAACAATCTCAGGAGAATTATCAAACTGATTTCAAACACCACTGGATTTCATCTTTTTCAACTTTATTCAACTTTCAAAAAAGTTGGATATTGGAGATGGGTAACAACTTTTCCTTCAGTTATATTTTGCTAATGAGAGCCACACTGAATATAAAATCAGTTATCAACACTAAGGAGTTTATTTAATAGACAGAGATGACAAGTACTGAAAGAAGGGTGCTGTTTATAAATCTATATTTGGaattattatttataacaatGAAGACTATCTCATAACAATAAAGAagatttaaaacagaaacaaaaaatgaaaataaatctaaaaatataaaatcataatttgtcattttaaaattaaagaaatattaagttaaaaatttaaatgtcaagccaggcacaatggcacatgcctgtaatcccagcactcagggagacagaatcaggcagatctctgtgagttcgaggccagcctagtctacaaaatgagtccaggacagccaaggattcacagagaaaccctgtctcaacaccccctAAATTTAAATATCATTGTATCATActttctctaaatatttatctCTGTCCTTTATGTGACAACGAGTTCTAAACATTTGATGTTATTCATGGCCTTAGTTTTAGGAAGCATACCTTTGCATACAGGAAATCTTTTTTTCTCCACATTTTAATGCTCAAtttatttgaaagattttttttctacactgGTTGCATAGGGTTAGATTGTGAtttgcaatttatttttttcttttatggaatATAGCTTTTCCCCTTACATTATATATCTTAATTATAGTCTCTTCCCTACTCAATTCAGTTCTTCCCCAGCTTCTCTTATGCCTGGAtttactccctttctgtctttcattagaaaacaacaggCTTCTAagcaatgataataaaataaaatatgattaaaacaaaaactaacacactggaataggacaaaacaaacagacagaagggGGAAAGCCatagaaaaggcacaagaaacagaaataaatgcaaagacCCACTTGTTAGCCcactcaggaatctcataaacTGGAAAACATAACATACCTACAAAGGACTtgtctatgaaaaagaaaaattaaaaaaaaaaaggaaaaatatcgtTGACATGACATAATGGGACAAGGAACTTTCAAATATGTCattaagttcattttctgttgaccATTTACTATTGGGCATgtagcctacccttaagagtagtttgttttcccTCAGAGACTCCCttagaggaaaataaattttactttgcAAGTGATTATTTCTGGGTTAAGGATAGGGGCATGTGTTCACTTTTCCTTTCAGATCTCTGACCCCATCTGGTGAAAACCCATGTAGATCTCATGCATGCTGCCTTGGTCTCTATGAGTTCCTATGTACATCAATCATGTTGACATAGGGGGCCTTATTTTTGTGgtgttctccctcccctctggACTGTATACTTTTATGCCTTTTCCTCCATAGGGTTTGATGAGCTCTAAAGGTAGGGATTTAATGGAGACAGACCACTTAAGCTTGAGTGTTCCCTCTTTTTCTGCCTAAtgcctggctgtggctctctatatttgttcccatctgttgcaaggggaaacttctctgatgatggctgagaaagGCACTTACCCATTGTATAAGAGAATGTATTTAGGGGTCATTTTATTGTGATATGACTATTATTtttagaatacattttcttttggttttaccctaggtccttGGGCTATCTAGTTTCAGGTACTTGGTAACTCAAGCAGTTTCAGGTACGAGCTTGCTCTTGTAGATTGGGTCTTCAGTCAAATCAAGgattggttggttactctcacaagcCTGTGCCAACATTGTCCTATCATGTCTTGCAGAAAGGACACCATTTTAAATCAAAGGGCCTGTGGCAGGtttggtgtttatatttctcctttggtaTCATGCAGAGTATCATCCTGTACCAAAGACCCTGGCCCATATTGGTGAAGGCtctctgtaggcaccagctccACTTCTCCATGCTCCatgagttgtataggtgttgtcttcagcattgGTGCCTTGCTGTGaagagcaacctatagtcttggcagtagcctgggttgtttgaggGTTCCCATGGAAGCCtattggccaacaactcaattaggtATAGCCCCATCCTGCTACTGGAAGCTTTGtctggtgacaagagatggccagttgaggctctgtcttccctgtcatttggtgatttcatttagaccATCTTCACATATTTTAGGAAATTTATGTGTAATGTTTTCATATAACTGCTGCATGGATCTCAATTTTAGCTGTATCTCCCATATTCCCTCCCTTGTCTTCCTTTTCACTACCTCTCCCAACTTGATACTCCTGTTCTAGTTTCCCCTTTCCTATcaatccataactatctattctatttccccttcctcagGCGATCTCTCTGATCCCTCATTCCCTTACTCTATACTTAATCTCTATGGTTTTACAGATTGTAGATTGGTTATCATTGATTTagcagctaatatccacatagaAGCAAATACATaccttatttggttttttaaaaaatctgagtaAGAGTTACATAGGATgctttttctagttctatccatttacctgcaagtgccatgatttcatttcttaatggctaaaaaatattccattgtttaaatgtacatttctttattcatttatatgttgaaggacatctaggttgtttctaatttctggctattatgaatagataAGCAATGAATGTcattgaacaaatgttcttgtggtaGAATGAAAACGTCCTTTGAATGTGAAGTttgtttcccattctgtaggatgCCATTTTCATATATTGGCATGTTATTTTGAGGGGATTAAATTATGAATATAATTACTTTTGATTTAATGTTTTTGAATATTTCAGAATTTCTTGgataaaaacattatatttatttacttattttttttttttttttgtttagggTTTCATTGTGCAGCACAGATTAACCttaaactcaagatcctcctgcatTAGTCTCCTCAGTGATGAGATTGCAGATATGTGGCACCATCTCAggcaaacaaatattttttgagtTCCATGttaattttctctaattttagaTGTCTATCATCATTGTCCatgtgtattttaattatttataatataattatataattttcttctttcctttcctccctatAAACCTTTCCATAAactcctccctgctctcttttAAATGCATGGCCTCTATTATTgttgctatctatctatctatctatcatatatatatatatatatatatatatatatatttatatatacatatgagtaTTTCATTTAGTACAAAATCTAACCTTCACAGTCTCCATAATGTTACTTGAATGTGTTTTCAGTGgtgatcatttggtattggataactaattgtATTCTCCTTCTTAGGGAAGACTGTTTCTTCTGCTCttagcattctttagttgcctgcagttctttgtatAAGGTTGAAGCCTTCTGCTTCTCCAATTCCACATTAGAATATCaattgttgtccttgttcagcttacatttggctgtgagtttgGTGAGACTATATGGATGTAGCTACTGgaattcctaggagacacaatctcatagcaaactccctgttctggctcttacaatcgtTCTGCTTCTTCTCTGCAATGATTCCTGGGTCTTTGGTGGAAGAGTTGTATTATAGATGTATCCATTTGGACTGGACCCCACAACTCTGATTTTGAatggttgtgattttctgtagtGCTTGCAAAGTTTCTTTTGAATGAAAGGTAGGCATATACTGTtggtataaatacaaatatttagaatgtagttagttAGGGATTACTCTGGTTTAGTAAAATAGTAGTTGTAGGTTCTTCTTCAAGATCCATCACTTCACTATACCTGTGTAGTtgactaggtttccagtaccagacaCAATTACCTTCTTGTGaatgggtcttaagtccaattagaccaCCAAAGCATGTGTTCCACTATTGCATTCTTTGAGTGACTGTGCAATGCTGATAgaaaataactattattattggAAACTgtgtaagtaaaaagaaaaacaattgctTAAAAGCACAATGTTTTGGAGTGGACTAAAGCAATAAAGTCCAAAACAGAATTAGTGGATATTaaactacataaaatataattgtgaGTTTTAAAGCATCTATGGACTGCTGTCAATAGTCTATTATGCACTAGGctataaagaaaatgtcatatcCAAGATATAGTAATTATACATCTATATTGTGTGACCAAATTTAGAATTATTAAGAACATAAATagaacataaaatgaataatgaacacaagctaaaattaaaaaatacaatggtAAGTCATTTATGTCATAACACTTCTGTAATCCTGGCTATTCAGGAGGTTTTGGTAAgaaatcacaaattcaaggccaccctgtcctacacagtgagtttgaggctagtctagaTAAAaaagtgagactctgcctcaaaaataaaagtagaaaacaatgtTATGTAGTTGCTAAAGTTGTATTTTGGAGTATGTGCATGACCTTGGGTATAATTTAATTCCTACCTCTGAAAAACAAACTAAGGAAAGCAGACTCATGATAATATATCCActgcaaataaatataaaaatatgtttatttgcaATTTTATCAGATCTTTGATAGTGTTACACAATGTAATTTGATCAcattctcctttctcccactccTCTTGGATGTACCCTCCATTATTTACCCATCCAATTTTgtgtcctgtttctttttttaacctatcaAATATAGTTTGTGATGATCATATCCTCTTTGGTTTGTGACTTTCACTGAAGTGTGGTCAATCCACCAAGCACtaaacccttaaagaaaactctctctctctctctctctctctccctctctctctctcccaaaagcTCAAAATTGTCAACAGCTTCCTGGCTAGGCCTGGAATTTCATAACAAACTCCAGTCTTCATGCTGAGTCATTGACTTTGACAGGTTTTGTGTATTCTGTCACAACTGCTTTCATTTCCTATGTGCAAATGGCCTGCAGTATCTAAAatacactgtttccttgtagttaTACACTGATGAAAATCCTACTAGTATAGATGGGTATGTGTAAGAATTAACAAAATGCATCAAGAATAGTTAAAAATTGATTACATTAAAATTATGAATACTTAGTGCATTTCTACTGAGGGCAACTGGCTATAAatgatgtatatttttaaaatgttcaatgatAACATTACTATtgattgtgttttaaaataatttacaaagttaacacacacacacattttttctcATGTTCTGCGGATTTgaactatgttttttgtttttctgtagtcttcactcatatattacatcttgactatagttttccttccctcctcttctgatAGTTCCCCCCaacacctcccctctccctccaaaaTTCCCCCCAGATCcattcttctgtttcccttcagcaAAGAGCAAGCCTCTCAGagatatcaactgaacacagcataacaaaCTGCAATAAGACCAGGCATATAACCTTATATTAAGGCTGGGTCAGGCAATCcaagaggagaaaaagggtcTCAAACacaggtaaaagagtcagagataccccactcccactgttaggagtctcacaagaacaccaaactatacaactataacatatatgcagaggacctaagtcaGACATGTACGGGTTCCCTGGTTGtctcttcattctctgtgagcctctatgggtcctggttagttgattctgtaggctgTGCTTTCATCTTGTCTTTGACCCATCTGGCTCCTTCAAATCCTTTCTCCCCCCTTTTCCAGGGGAATTTATGAGCGACTCCTATTAATTTTACTGTtaattttttgatgttgtttctaaAATGCAGAAACAGGCATAGTAAATCATCCTGTAATGCAATTGTATCCTTACTTTGAGGTGCATAAAAATGAGTTAAAATCCTCTAAAAATTCTaggtaaaattatgaaaaatacaatttaatacattaaaatctgaaaaatattatatttaagtaGAATCTTATGGCAAAGCTTATATGAGTGTAATGTTAACATACTGTTAGGAAtataaaaactcaataaaatatatattcaattataAATAAACTTAACAAAATCAATTTgctgttccttttcttccccaaataaaaatgaaattgagtTTAAATATCTTTCATTTTGTGAG includes the following:
- the P2ry10 gene encoding putative P2Y purinoceptor 10; protein product: MGSNSTSTAESNCSVTHLTFQYSLYATTYIFIFIPGLLANSAALWVLCRFISKKNKAIIFMINLSVADLAHVLSLPLRIYYYINRHWPFQRALCLLCFYLKYLNMYASIFFLTCISLQRCLFLLKPFRARNWKRRYDVGISAAIWIVVGTACLPFPILRSAGLANNSESCFADLGYKQMDAVVLVTMVTVAELAGFVIPVITIACCTWKTTISLKQPPIAFQGINERKKALRMVFMCAAVFFVCFTPYHINFIFYTMVKESIIASCPIVKSTLYFHPFCLCLASLCCLLDPILYYFMASEFRDQLSRHGSSVTRSRLMSRESGSSMVG